A region of Flavobacterium album DNA encodes the following proteins:
- the lysS gene encoding lysine--tRNA ligase: MQLSEQEIIRREKLDALRNLGIDPYPANLFPVDHTSKQVKDNFAEGRKVVMAGRLMSVRIQGKASFAELQDSEGRIQLYFNRDEICPREDKVKYNELFKKLIDLGDFIGVEGELFTTQVGEMTVKVTDFRLLSKTLRPLPMPKTDAEGKVFDSFTDPELRYRQRYVDLVVNPQVKEVFVKRTKLFNAMRSFFNDKGYFEVETPILQPIPGGAAARPFVTHHNSLDIPLYMRIANELYLKRLIVGGFDGVYEFSKNFRNEGMDRTHNPEFTAMEIYVAYKDYNWMMEFTENLLEHCAIAVNGTSDVTFGEHNVSFKAPYARVTMTDAIKQFTGFDISGKTEEEIYEAARGMGIAVDETMGKGKLIDEIFGEKCEGNFIQPTFITDYPKEMSPLCKTHRDNPELTERFELMVCGKEIANAYSELNDPIDQRERFEAQLKLSERGDVEAAQFIDNDFLRALEYGMPPTSGLGIGMDRLIMYLTNNPSIQEVLFFPQMRPEKKAVELTEDEKAVAELLKVSGQLALDALKTQAGLSGKKWDAAMKGLSKHGLVKVTVDGDMKTVEFKG, from the coding sequence ATGCAGCTTTCAGAACAAGAAATTATCCGCAGAGAAAAACTGGACGCGCTGAGGAATCTCGGCATCGATCCCTATCCCGCCAACCTGTTTCCGGTAGACCATACCTCCAAACAGGTGAAGGACAATTTTGCTGAAGGCAGGAAGGTTGTTATGGCCGGAAGATTGATGTCGGTGCGCATACAGGGGAAAGCCTCTTTTGCCGAATTGCAGGACAGCGAAGGGCGCATACAGCTGTATTTTAACCGCGATGAGATATGCCCCCGCGAAGATAAAGTGAAATACAACGAGCTTTTCAAGAAGCTTATCGACCTTGGGGACTTTATCGGCGTTGAAGGCGAACTCTTTACCACGCAGGTAGGCGAGATGACCGTTAAGGTTACCGACTTCAGGCTGCTAAGCAAAACACTGCGCCCGCTGCCAATGCCGAAAACGGATGCCGAAGGAAAAGTATTCGACAGCTTTACCGACCCCGAGCTCCGCTACCGCCAGCGCTATGTAGACCTTGTGGTGAACCCGCAGGTGAAAGAGGTATTCGTAAAAAGGACAAAGCTTTTCAATGCCATGCGTTCGTTCTTTAACGACAAAGGCTATTTTGAGGTGGAAACCCCAATCCTTCAGCCAATACCGGGCGGTGCTGCCGCAAGGCCGTTCGTTACGCACCACAACTCACTTGACATTCCGCTATACATGCGTATTGCTAATGAGCTGTACCTTAAAAGGCTTATTGTAGGCGGATTTGACGGCGTTTATGAATTCTCGAAAAACTTCCGCAACGAAGGTATGGACAGGACGCACAACCCTGAATTTACCGCGATGGAAATATATGTAGCCTACAAGGACTACAACTGGATGATGGAGTTCACCGAAAACTTGCTGGAGCATTGTGCCATAGCGGTTAACGGTACATCTGACGTAACCTTTGGTGAACATAACGTGAGCTTTAAGGCACCTTACGCCAGGGTGACGATGACCGATGCCATCAAACAATTCACAGGGTTTGATATTTCCGGCAAAACGGAAGAAGAAATATATGAAGCTGCCAGAGGCATGGGCATTGCCGTTGACGAGACGATGGGCAAAGGCAAGCTGATTGATGAGATATTCGGGGAGAAATGCGAGGGCAACTTTATCCAGCCTACGTTCATTACCGATTATCCGAAAGAAATGAGCCCGCTTTGTAAAACGCACCGCGATAACCCGGAACTTACCGAGCGTTTTGAGCTGATGGTGTGCGGTAAAGAGATTGCCAATGCGTATTCTGAACTAAACGACCCTATAGACCAGCGTGAGCGTTTTGAGGCACAGCTGAAACTGTCTGAAAGGGGCGATGTGGAAGCGGCACAATTTATTGATAATGACTTCCTTCGCGCTTTGGAATACGGCATGCCGCCAACATCAGGGCTTGGTATTGGTATGGACAGGCTTATTATGTACCTTACCAATAACCCGTCAATACAGGAAGTGCTATTCTTCCCGCAAATGAGGCCGGAGAAGAAAGCAGTAGAGCTTACCGAAGACGAAAAAGCTGTGGCCGAATTGCTGAAAGTGAGCGGCCAGCTTGCGCTTGATGCCTTAAAAACACAAGCAGGACTAAGCGGCAAGAAATGGGATGCCGCCATGAAAGGCCTTAGTAAGCACGGCCTTGTAAAAGTAACCGTGGATGGCGACATGAAGACGGTGGAGTTTAAAGGGTAA
- the lipB gene encoding lipoyl(octanoyl) transferase LipB: protein MNKTIEFLDLGSMDYKEAWDYQEQLFKEILDIKISYRREGQEAETPNYLLFTEHPHVYTLGKSGDMANMLLNEKQLEAKGARFYKINRGGDITYHGPGQIVGYPILDLENFFTDIHKYLRFLEEVIILTLAEYGIAATRSEGETGVWLDVGTPFARKICAMGVRASRWVTMHGFAFNVNADLGYFDNIIPCGIRGKAVTSLNVELGVPSVDEEEVKEKLLRHFAALFEAKLRIVDRNVDVL from the coding sequence ATGAACAAAACCATAGAATTCCTTGACCTTGGAAGCATGGACTACAAGGAAGCCTGGGATTACCAGGAACAGCTTTTTAAAGAGATACTCGATATAAAAATATCCTACAGGCGCGAAGGGCAGGAAGCTGAAACGCCCAATTATCTCCTGTTTACAGAGCATCCGCATGTTTATACCCTTGGCAAAAGCGGTGATATGGCCAATATGCTCCTTAACGAAAAGCAACTTGAGGCAAAAGGCGCCAGGTTCTACAAAATAAACAGGGGAGGGGATATTACCTATCACGGCCCGGGCCAGATAGTGGGTTACCCGATACTCGACCTTGAGAATTTTTTTACCGATATCCACAAATACCTCCGTTTTCTTGAGGAGGTTATCATACTTACCCTGGCCGAATATGGCATTGCTGCCACAAGGAGCGAAGGCGAGACCGGCGTGTGGCTGGACGTAGGCACACCTTTTGCCCGAAAGATATGCGCCATGGGAGTACGTGCCTCGCGTTGGGTAACCATGCACGGTTTTGCATTCAACGTAAATGCCGACCTTGGCTATTTCGATAATATCATCCCGTGCGGGATAAGGGGTAAAGCGGTTACATCATTAAACGTAGAGCTGGGTGTTCCCAGTGTGGATGAGGAAGAAGTAAAAGAGAAGCTCCTCAGGCATTTTGCGGCGTTGTTCGAAGCAAAATTAAGGATTGTAGATCGTAACGTGGACGTCCTCTAA
- a CDS encoding ribonuclease HII → MLSSKFSDLLYETGTDEAGRGCLAGPVTAAAVILPDDFRHELLNDSKQLTEKIREYLRPIIQEQALCYHVTNIGPEIIDEINILNASIKAMQECIVKLTPVPHYIIVDGNRFKPVEGIPHSCIVEGDAKYLSIAAASILAKTYRDEYMNQLHEEFPMYNWKKNKGYPTAEHREAIKKYGITKYHRKSFRLLPEQLEIEFDILEDVHVTIYNP, encoded by the coding sequence ATGCTTTCATCAAAATTTTCAGATCTGCTATATGAAACCGGCACTGACGAAGCAGGCCGCGGCTGCCTTGCGGGCCCGGTTACCGCTGCCGCAGTAATTCTTCCGGATGACTTCCGGCATGAACTACTCAACGATTCCAAGCAGCTCACCGAGAAGATACGGGAATACCTTCGCCCCATAATCCAGGAGCAGGCGCTATGTTACCATGTCACAAATATCGGGCCTGAAATAATAGACGAGATCAATATCCTGAACGCCTCTATAAAAGCCATGCAGGAATGTATTGTAAAGCTTACGCCTGTACCCCATTATATTATTGTAGACGGCAACCGCTTTAAGCCGGTGGAAGGCATCCCGCACAGCTGCATTGTAGAAGGCGATGCCAAATACCTGAGCATAGCAGCGGCATCTATACTCGCAAAAACCTACCGGGATGAATATATGAACCAATTGCACGAAGAGTTTCCTATGTACAATTGGAAAAAGAATAAAGGCTATCCCACAGCAGAGCACCGTGAGGCTATAAAAAAGTACGGCATTACAAAATACCACAGGAAAAGCTTCCGCCTGCTGCCGGAACAGCTGGAGATAGAATTTGATATTTTAGAGGACGTCCACGTTACGATCTACAATCCTTAA
- a CDS encoding S8 family serine peptidase produces MKKNTVKGMFIIAMAAMGSVSAFAQTPEQRKLIVKDNNLEELARISREELEFKTKNYAEALRLAEINGWPLKKTNSNGDTQKLSGVTEDGHPVYFTMYNLGQAKTTRADKLMPGGGMGLNLTGEGMTIAIWDGEQVRETHENFDGRATILDEFVGYGDHATHVAGTMVGGGIAKPTARGIAYKANINSFEGFQSDTPEMTTEAANGLLVSNHSYGFTPNPMPEWFWGAYANYARSIDQITFDAPRYQPVVAAGNDRNSSPENNPEKGGYDLINCYATAKNAIVVAAVYNVPNYVNSNSVQMSSFSSWGPTDDNRIKPDISAKGVAVYSSEAGSNSDYGSLQGTSMAAPGIAGCITLLQQHYNNVKGVYMWSSTVRGLVAHTADECGDYDGPDPAFGWGLMNSQKAAQAITDSDSNVALAIIEENTLTNPQTYTKTVMSNGVDPLVATISWTDRPGTPNGGNVDPTTPVLRNNLDIRVTKAGGDTYMPWKFGDFMSDPAIQGDNNVDNIEKIEIPGASGEYVITVSHKGTLVGGSQNYSLIVTGIVDVAGLEDNAEKIFTVWPNPAHGQLTVSLPQGAESNAVAQLYDIQGRLMLQNALKGGDNNINIENMASGVYMVNVTNGSKIQTKKVIIK; encoded by the coding sequence ATGAAAAAAAATACTGTAAAAGGAATGTTTATTATTGCCATGGCGGCAATGGGAAGCGTTTCGGCTTTTGCACAGACCCCTGAGCAAAGGAAACTTATTGTGAAGGACAACAATCTTGAAGAGCTGGCAAGGATCAGCAGGGAAGAGCTCGAATTCAAGACCAAAAATTATGCGGAAGCATTGAGGCTTGCTGAAATAAATGGATGGCCCTTAAAAAAGACAAATAGTAATGGGGACACTCAAAAGCTTTCTGGTGTCACCGAAGACGGTCATCCCGTATACTTTACGATGTACAATCTTGGCCAGGCAAAAACCACAAGGGCTGATAAGCTCATGCCGGGTGGCGGAATGGGTCTTAACCTGACAGGCGAGGGTATGACAATAGCTATATGGGATGGTGAGCAGGTAAGGGAAACTCATGAAAATTTTGATGGACGCGCAACCATTCTTGATGAATTTGTAGGGTATGGCGACCATGCAACGCACGTAGCGGGTACTATGGTAGGCGGCGGTATAGCAAAGCCTACCGCAAGGGGTATTGCATACAAAGCGAACATAAATTCTTTTGAAGGGTTTCAATCTGATACTCCTGAAATGACCACTGAAGCTGCAAATGGGCTGCTTGTTTCGAACCACTCCTATGGGTTTACCCCGAACCCGATGCCGGAGTGGTTTTGGGGTGCGTACGCAAATTATGCAAGATCAATAGACCAGATTACATTTGATGCGCCAAGGTACCAACCAGTGGTTGCTGCGGGTAATGACAGGAATAGCAGTCCCGAAAATAACCCGGAAAAAGGGGGATATGACCTTATAAACTGTTATGCGACTGCCAAAAACGCAATTGTTGTCGCTGCGGTATATAACGTGCCAAATTATGTAAATAGCAATTCAGTTCAAATGTCAAGTTTTAGCAGCTGGGGGCCTACAGACGATAACAGGATAAAACCGGATATTTCTGCAAAAGGTGTCGCTGTGTATTCAAGTGAGGCAGGAAGCAATAGTGATTACGGTTCACTCCAGGGTACTTCTATGGCAGCCCCGGGTATTGCGGGTTGCATAACGCTTTTGCAACAGCATTATAATAATGTAAAAGGAGTTTACATGTGGTCGTCTACAGTAAGGGGGCTTGTAGCGCATACAGCAGATGAGTGTGGAGATTACGATGGTCCGGACCCTGCTTTTGGATGGGGATTAATGAATTCTCAAAAAGCGGCTCAAGCCATTACTGATAGTGATTCAAATGTTGCATTAGCAATAATCGAAGAAAATACACTTACAAATCCTCAGACTTATACTAAAACTGTTATGTCAAATGGAGTTGATCCTCTTGTTGCCACAATATCATGGACCGATAGGCCGGGAACTCCTAATGGCGGTAATGTTGATCCTACAACTCCGGTGTTGAGGAATAATCTTGATATAAGGGTTACTAAAGCAGGGGGTGATACTTACATGCCATGGAAATTTGGAGATTTTATGTCAGATCCGGCTATACAGGGAGATAACAATGTTGACAATATTGAGAAAATTGAGATTCCGGGAGCTTCAGGAGAGTACGTAATCACTGTTTCGCACAAAGGTACATTGGTAGGTGGTTCGCAAAATTATTCCCTTATTGTAACGGGTATTGTTGATGTGGCAGGTTTAGAAGATAATGCCGAGAAGATATTTACTGTATGGCCTAATCCGGCGCACGGACAGCTCACTGTTTCATTGCCGCAGGGTGCTGAAAGCAATGCTGTTGCGCAATTGTATGATATACAGGGCAGGCTGATGCTTCAAAACGCGCTTAAAGGAGGCGACAACAATATAAATATAGAGAATATGGCCTCGGGTGTTTATATGGTAAATGTGACTAATGGTAGTAAAATTCAGACTAAAAAAGTAATTATCAAATAA
- a CDS encoding SusC/RagA family TonB-linked outer membrane protein, which produces MKSKFTWIFTLLLAFFIQFSFAQERTITGVINDSQGMPIPGANVKVQGSTAAGVQTDFDGRFAIQASTGQKLVITFVGMKTQTITVGPSASVPDVRMEDDVTVLADVVVEGYRNSTRPLSNIAVTTVTAKTIEGRPNASFIQTLQGQIPGLNISTGSGQPGANSTVILRGYGSINGQVEPLFVIDGVPLNSDNFRSLNPNDIESVSVLKDAGATAIYGNRGANGVIIVKTKRGSFNSALQVKYNGTTSFTEMQNNKYNTMNSRQILGLEKTKGNGYGASLTDQQIAAFATNTNWKDVLFRTGVSQNHVLSLTGGGENISSFTSFGFFNQEGILIGTDLKRFNFRNNLSGSSKDKRFNYGTSLTINYSVRNEASNIGTGNVNINPVLGANQGVPYISPDMYTTSQGILDMYQADPSDPNNIGAGTLLLSPLMQLDIVKKGTLKTDELKMIGNVQGSYKLTDELTLAGTFGSDYTQAVSTQVQDPTSFNSLLFKQNNELYLGWQAQSFARNITFNTNVNLNFNKTFGKHTNDASVFSEYLKAHTQGFNYTQNGLDPKVFVPGNGAGFIPFNTATPQFYLPEVAAGKGTAGLFSYFATADYDYNQRYGLAVTVRRDASYRFAETNRWGTFWSVSGRWNIDQESFMQGSPFTMLKLRASYGTTGNQNIVGSSIFAGPNLSRTLFTQGTGYFLQPSYIVSQLGNPDLKWEISKQADIGIDFEMFDRRLRGTFDVYRKTTDALYQGKQISAINATYTIDSNGGSLQNQGVEALLSYDAIKTNDFTLTLNFNGSYNQNKLLDVTNADNFRDLGNQADDEGGQLGQFYMIKYAGVNPADGNLLFYTKDGQLTETPDQSKDRVLTGKSPIPVYQGGFGFEANYKGFGLTTQFSYVAKISRIDYDLEGLQDPTDIGVFNKSTDLLNAWTPDNRITSIPSLFLTNKGQDANSDRYLRDASYVRLRYVSLGYSFNQKMLEKTPFSGLRAYFQAENLLTFTKWRGWDAESDRGADQYQYPTPRILSLGLEVQF; this is translated from the coding sequence ATGAAATCAAAGTTTACTTGGATTTTTACGCTTTTACTGGCGTTTTTTATTCAGTTTTCCTTTGCGCAGGAGAGGACTATTACAGGAGTCATTAATGACAGCCAGGGGATGCCGATTCCCGGAGCGAATGTAAAAGTTCAGGGTTCTACTGCAGCAGGTGTTCAGACTGATTTTGACGGAAGGTTCGCCATTCAGGCTTCTACTGGTCAAAAGCTGGTTATAACATTTGTAGGAATGAAAACGCAGACGATTACTGTAGGTCCTTCAGCTTCTGTTCCGGATGTAAGGATGGAAGATGATGTTACAGTTCTTGCGGATGTTGTGGTAGAGGGATACCGTAACAGTACCAGGCCGCTGTCTAATATCGCCGTGACCACAGTTACAGCAAAAACGATCGAGGGCAGGCCGAACGCGTCTTTTATCCAGACACTGCAAGGCCAGATTCCGGGTCTTAATATCTCGACAGGTTCAGGGCAGCCAGGTGCTAACTCTACAGTAATCCTAAGGGGTTACGGATCTATTAACGGTCAGGTTGAGCCTTTGTTTGTAATCGACGGTGTGCCGTTGAACTCTGATAACTTCCGAAGCCTTAACCCGAACGATATTGAGTCGGTATCGGTTCTTAAGGACGCGGGTGCTACTGCTATCTATGGTAACAGGGGTGCGAATGGTGTGATTATCGTTAAGACTAAAAGAGGTTCTTTCAATTCAGCATTGCAGGTTAAGTACAATGGTACTACCAGCTTTACTGAAATGCAGAACAATAAGTACAATACGATGAACTCTAGGCAAATACTGGGTCTTGAGAAAACTAAAGGTAATGGTTATGGCGCAAGCCTTACTGATCAGCAGATTGCTGCATTTGCTACTAATACAAACTGGAAAGATGTTCTTTTCAGGACGGGTGTTTCACAAAACCACGTTTTAAGCCTTACTGGCGGTGGCGAAAATATCTCATCGTTTACCTCTTTCGGTTTCTTTAACCAGGAAGGTATACTTATTGGTACAGACTTAAAGAGGTTTAACTTCAGGAACAACCTTTCGGGGTCAAGCAAAGATAAAAGATTCAACTACGGTACTTCATTAACGATAAACTATTCTGTAAGGAATGAAGCTTCGAATATTGGTACAGGTAACGTGAATATCAACCCTGTATTGGGTGCTAACCAGGGTGTGCCTTATATCAGCCCGGACATGTATACTACAAGCCAGGGTATCCTTGATATGTATCAGGCAGATCCTTCCGATCCAAATAATATTGGTGCAGGTACACTATTACTTTCACCGCTTATGCAGCTTGATATCGTGAAAAAAGGCACGCTTAAAACGGATGAGCTTAAAATGATTGGTAACGTTCAGGGAAGTTATAAGCTTACTGATGAGCTTACACTCGCAGGTACATTTGGTTCTGATTATACACAAGCAGTGAGCACTCAGGTGCAGGATCCTACATCGTTTAACTCGCTATTATTCAAGCAGAATAATGAATTGTATCTTGGATGGCAGGCCCAGAGTTTTGCAAGGAATATAACATTCAACACGAATGTTAACCTTAATTTTAATAAGACTTTTGGTAAACACACTAATGATGCGTCAGTTTTCTCTGAATATCTTAAAGCGCATACCCAAGGCTTTAATTATACTCAGAATGGTTTGGATCCTAAAGTATTCGTGCCTGGCAATGGTGCCGGATTCATACCGTTTAACACTGCTACACCACAGTTCTATCTTCCTGAAGTAGCTGCTGGAAAAGGTACAGCTGGTTTATTTTCTTACTTCGCTACTGCGGATTACGACTACAATCAAAGGTATGGCTTGGCAGTTACTGTTCGTAGGGATGCTTCTTACCGTTTTGCTGAAACGAACCGTTGGGGTACATTTTGGTCTGTTTCAGGAAGATGGAATATTGATCAGGAATCATTTATGCAGGGTTCTCCATTTACGATGCTAAAATTAAGGGCGTCTTACGGTACTACAGGTAACCAGAATATTGTTGGATCAAGTATTTTTGCAGGTCCAAATCTTTCAAGGACGTTGTTCACCCAAGGTACCGGATACTTTCTTCAGCCCTCTTATATAGTATCACAATTAGGTAATCCTGACCTGAAGTGGGAAATATCAAAACAAGCAGACATTGGTATAGATTTTGAGATGTTTGACAGGAGGTTAAGAGGTACATTTGATGTATACCGAAAAACTACTGATGCCCTTTATCAGGGAAAACAAATTTCTGCTATAAATGCTACATATACCATTGATTCAAACGGTGGTTCATTGCAGAACCAGGGTGTTGAAGCCTTACTTTCTTATGACGCTATAAAAACTAATGATTTTACCCTTACACTAAATTTTAATGGCTCTTACAACCAAAATAAATTGCTGGATGTAACAAATGCTGATAACTTCCGTGACCTAGGTAACCAGGCAGATGATGAAGGCGGCCAGTTAGGACAATTCTACATGATTAAATATGCAGGTGTTAACCCGGCTGATGGTAACCTTTTGTTTTATACCAAGGATGGCCAGTTGACTGAGACTCCAGATCAAAGTAAAGACAGGGTACTTACTGGTAAATCGCCAATTCCGGTTTATCAGGGAGGGTTTGGTTTTGAGGCTAATTACAAAGGTTTTGGTCTTACCACACAATTCTCTTATGTAGCGAAGATTTCCAGGATAGATTATGATCTTGAAGGTCTTCAGGATCCAACTGATATTGGTGTGTTTAATAAATCTACTGACCTTCTTAACGCGTGGACTCCGGATAACAGGATAACCAGTATTCCGTCATTGTTCCTTACAAACAAAGGCCAGGATGCTAACTCTGACAGGTATCTTAGGGATGCATCTTATGTAAGGCTAAGATATGTAAGTCTTGGATACAGCTTTAACCAAAAGATGCTTGAAAAAACACCTTTCTCAGGTCTAAGGGCATATTTCCAGGCTGAAAACCTACTTACATTTACAAAATGGAGGGGTTGGGATGCAGAAAGTGACCGTGGTGCAGACCAGTACCAGTACCCTACTCCGAGAATACTCTCTTTAGGTCTTGAAGTACAATTCTAA
- a CDS encoding RagB/SusD family nutrient uptake outer membrane protein: MKNLKLILFFITGALFVSCDDAIDITQPSELPPDKVYQTIDDMQLGLNGVYASIPGENQIYFTSLFTDEVALGVSNGGQGQDGELAFLLNPATSGDAANMWLENYALINAANRLINGVENVVVDPENEEDTARYNDILAQAHALRAYGHFNLLTFFSEDMKNDNSLGVILVDFVPEDIYIQLPRNTTGEVFDFIDTDLAFAADNLSGIDPATGEAYVNPYFYVTQNFIKAFKARMAAYRGDYATAKTFVDQLATGGGPTLALANKTQYKLIWTDASGQEVIFKINRSNPGGNVTGNFSQFWSSVNTTVTGSPFFEVNRALFNLVNSSSDVRQKVIVDASAFGFPSYVLPDYNSVSNSVYKSRDVLPVGKYPGSEGLSMLNDVKIFRMSEMYLIRAEAYASMNDIPNAIADVNRIRTARIGSSANINPAGLTIQQVWAYILRERRMELAFEGHRYVDLRRLGVLAGQQVDRDPRDCAFNGFCTLPTTDYRFVMPIPRLETAANPNIQQNPNY, from the coding sequence ATGAAAAATTTAAAATTAATTTTGTTTTTTATCACAGGGGCTTTATTTGTGTCGTGTGATGATGCAATTGATATAACGCAGCCAAGTGAGCTTCCACCAGATAAAGTTTATCAGACGATAGATGATATGCAGTTGGGTCTAAATGGTGTATATGCATCCATACCTGGTGAGAATCAGATATATTTTACCTCCTTATTTACTGACGAGGTTGCATTAGGTGTATCTAATGGTGGCCAGGGGCAGGATGGTGAACTTGCTTTCCTTTTAAATCCTGCTACCTCCGGAGATGCTGCTAATATGTGGCTTGAAAATTATGCACTTATCAATGCCGCAAACAGGCTTATCAACGGCGTAGAAAATGTTGTAGTTGATCCTGAGAATGAGGAGGATACTGCAAGATATAATGATATCCTTGCACAAGCTCATGCGCTTAGGGCTTATGGGCACTTCAATCTGTTGACTTTCTTTAGTGAGGATATGAAGAATGACAACTCATTAGGAGTTATTCTTGTAGACTTTGTTCCTGAAGACATCTATATTCAACTGCCAAGGAATACAACTGGTGAAGTGTTTGACTTTATTGATACTGATCTTGCATTTGCTGCAGACAATCTTTCCGGAATTGATCCTGCAACAGGTGAGGCATATGTGAATCCTTACTTTTATGTTACTCAGAATTTTATTAAAGCTTTTAAGGCACGTATGGCTGCTTACAGAGGCGATTACGCAACCGCTAAAACATTTGTTGACCAACTTGCTACAGGAGGCGGTCCGACTTTGGCGCTTGCAAACAAAACGCAGTATAAACTTATCTGGACAGATGCCTCTGGACAAGAGGTTATCTTTAAGATAAACAGGTCTAACCCGGGTGGTAACGTAACAGGTAACTTCTCCCAATTCTGGTCATCTGTTAACACTACTGTTACTGGTTCTCCTTTCTTCGAAGTGAACAGGGCATTATTTAACCTTGTTAATTCTTCTAGCGATGTTAGGCAAAAAGTGATCGTAGACGCGTCTGCTTTTGGTTTCCCATCATATGTACTTCCGGATTACAATAGTGTAAGCAATTCAGTATATAAGTCGCGGGATGTATTGCCTGTTGGCAAATATCCGGGTAGCGAAGGTCTTAGTATGCTTAATGATGTTAAAATATTCAGGATGTCTGAGATGTATTTGATCAGGGCTGAAGCCTATGCAAGTATGAATGATATTCCAAATGCTATTGCAGACGTTAACAGAATAAGGACAGCGCGTATTGGATCTTCTGCAAATATTAATCCTGCAGGGCTTACTATACAACAGGTTTGGGCCTACATCCTTAGGGAAAGAAGAATGGAACTTGCTTTTGAAGGCCATAGGTATGTTGACCTTAGACGTTTAGGTGTTCTTGCCGGACAGCAGGTTGACCGTGATCCAAGAGATTGTGCCTTCAATGGGTTCTGTACGCTTCCTACTACAGACTACAGGTTCGTAATGCCTATTCCAAGGCTTGAAACAGCTGCTAATCCAAACATTCAGCAGAATCCTAATTACTAG